One segment of Leguminivora glycinivorella isolate SPB_JAAS2020 chromosome 12, LegGlyc_1.1, whole genome shotgun sequence DNA contains the following:
- the LOC125232254 gene encoding uncharacterized protein LOC125232254 isoform X1: MRSKLKIAPFYRYLLTQSSRPLLFKFSRYEELSKRYKALLSEYSSCCETANAKNTEVARLQALASSTHAQLMDAHTMLLAVGEKYMALRERKLAMKHAYAKKVHQLKRVVKELIASADKARRELDSSLKKAMKTERHGAAAMLLVEIQKCNNLCLENLRLKAQAQELIPRKETFY, translated from the exons AtgcgatcgaaattaaaaattgCCCCCTTCTACAGATACCTACTTACGCAATCAAGTCGCCCTCTTTTATTTAAATTCTCCAGATACGAAGAACTATCAAAGCGCTACAAGGCCCTGCTCTCCGAGTACTCCTCCTGCTGCGAGACAGCGAACGCTAAGAACACGGAGGTAGCGCGTCTGCAGGCGCTTGCGAGCTCCACTCACGCGCAGCTCATGGACGCGCACACGATGCTGTTGGCTGTCGGGGAGAAATACATGGCGCTAAGGGAGCGGAAACTAGCCATG AAACACGCATACGCCAAGAAAGTTCACCAACTGAAGAGGGTTGTGAAAGAGTTGATAGCATCCGCAGACAAAGCAAGGCGGGAACTCGACTCAAGTCTCAAGAAAGCTATGAAGACAGAACGGCATGGTGCAGCTGCTATGCTGCTTGTTGAg ATACAAAAATGCAACAATCTATGCTTAGAAAATCTTCGCTTGAAGGCTCAAGCTCAAGAACTGATCCCACGAAAGGAGACTTTttattag
- the LOC125231873 gene encoding MAPK regulated corepressor interacting protein 2, whose protein sequence is MYTVSKGPSKIVAKTRRGLSQNLERLDSRKDNNRKSSESDNGEIMSMPKPVFHSNGKKTIHQRIQHHVITPQHEELIRFISETWTQSAYGDSEPSTPTTSIASGSSSPVPPSSLYYQDDPSPVLQDFKPFDLETWWGKRLFQNITNSL, encoded by the exons atgtatacTGTCTCAAAAGGACCCAGCAAAATTGTAGCTAAAACAAGAAGAG GTCTTTCGCAGAACTTGGAGAGACTAGATAGCCGCAAAGACAATAATAGGAAGTCTTCAGAATCTGATAATGGAGAAATTATGAG TATGCCCAAACCAGTATTTCATTCCAACGGAAAAAAGACGATACACCAAAGAATACAGCACCACGTGATAACACCACAGCATGAGGAGCTCATCAGGTTTATTAGTGAAA CGTGGACACAATCCGCCTATGGTGATAGTGAGCCATCAACACCTACAACCTCAattg CCTCTGGCAGCTCATCGCCCGTTCCCCCCTCCAGCCTATACTACCAGGACGACCCCAGCCCCGTCCTGCAGGACTTCAAGCCGTTCGACCTGGAAACGTGGTGGGGCAAGCGACTGTTCCAGAACATCACCAACTCGCTCTGA
- the LOC125232254 gene encoding uncharacterized protein LOC125232254 isoform X2, which translates to MSIVCLQYQYEELSKRYKALLSEYSSCCETANAKNTEVARLQALASSTHAQLMDAHTMLLAVGEKYMALRERKLAMKHAYAKKVHQLKRVVKELIASADKARRELDSSLKKAMKTERHGAAAMLLVEIQKCNNLCLENLRLKAQAQELIPRKETFY; encoded by the exons ATGAGCATAGTCTGTCTACAATATCA ATACGAAGAACTATCAAAGCGCTACAAGGCCCTGCTCTCCGAGTACTCCTCCTGCTGCGAGACAGCGAACGCTAAGAACACGGAGGTAGCGCGTCTGCAGGCGCTTGCGAGCTCCACTCACGCGCAGCTCATGGACGCGCACACGATGCTGTTGGCTGTCGGGGAGAAATACATGGCGCTAAGGGAGCGGAAACTAGCCATG AAACACGCATACGCCAAGAAAGTTCACCAACTGAAGAGGGTTGTGAAAGAGTTGATAGCATCCGCAGACAAAGCAAGGCGGGAACTCGACTCAAGTCTCAAGAAAGCTATGAAGACAGAACGGCATGGTGCAGCTGCTATGCTGCTTGTTGAg ATACAAAAATGCAACAATCTATGCTTAGAAAATCTTCGCTTGAAGGCTCAAGCTCAAGAACTGATCCCACGAAAGGAGACTTTttattag